The window CGGAGGAGTTCTTTAAGAAGATGAAAACTTTAGAATACTCGATAGTCGACCAACTCCGGAAGACACCCTCCCAGGTTTCACTCCTATCTCTATTGCTGAGTTTAGATGAACACCAAAAAGTGCTCCTCAAAACATTGAATGAAGCGTATGTCCCGGTAGAATCTACTGTCGAAAAATTGGAAAGGATGGCCGAAAGATATTTTGAGGTCAACAAGATCTCATTCAACCACGATGATTTGCCCGCAGAGGGAGCTGCCCACAACAAATCCCTCCACTTGACTATCAAATGTGAGGACTATTATGTGAAAAGGGTGATGCTAGATGGGGGTTCTGGAGTAGATATTTGTCCTCTCTCTACGCTCCGGAGAATGGAAATTGGAACAGAAAGAATTCGGGCCAACAATGTCTACGTGCAAGCTTTTGATGGGGTCAAGCAAGGCACAATAGGAGAAATTGATCAAATCTTAACTATTGGCCCCGTGGACTTTGAGGTGACTTTCCAAGTCTTGGACATGGAAACCTTGTACAATTCTCTCCTAGgtagaccatggattcatgctgccagaGCCtttccttccactcttcaccaaatggtcaagtttgagtaTGATAATCAAGAGATCGTTGTCGGTGGAGAAGATGAGCAATCCATCTACCGGGATGCTTAAGTCCCGTGTATTGAAGCTAGGGAAGGTAGTGAGCATATTGTGTATCAAGGTTTAGAAATTGTGGTTGCTGACCAATTTGAACAAAGGGCCACTACCTCAACCTTGCTTGTCTAATGCTTAAATCATGGTCACCACCCAAATGACTAGAAATGGGTACAAGTCCGGAAAGGGACTCGGAGTATCTCTGCAGGGCATTACTGAGTCCATTTCCCCAATCGTCAATAAGAAGTTTTTTGGGTTGGATTTGGGAGCTACAAAGGCCGACAGAACATGGGCTAACAAACGAAAAGAAAACGGGTGGGTCCTATCCCAGCCTATTCCACATCTTGCCCGATCATTTGTCAAACAAAGTAtgtggaggaagaagaagaggcctTCACGGCTGAAGAAATCGATGATATCTGCGGAGCCTTGAAACAAATGATATATGAATCTCACATGGTCCAGCCAAGGGAAGGCACGGGCCATGCCGAGATGCAGTATATAGAACCGGATTTcaagctccaaaactgggaggctaCCGCATTCCCTGTCAGGCGGGAGTCCTGGTAGTTCAGTtttgccatcttttctgcattaCAAGTTATTTTAtggtgtaactcgaatgttttaCTCTATTATCTTTTAATTCTGATGTAAACTCTCATATCTTTCAATTCAATGAAATggaatcaatatttcatcatccaTAGATGTCTCTTTTCCTTTGTTCTAATTTTGCtacttttcttatctttttcttttcagttataataatgcggatttaaataacatgacatacttgcggacttcatgctcAGATCCTAAAACGATGTCTAactttgaaataatgaatcaagagcCAGAATAttatgaagatgaggcttttagggaaataaatcaagaattggaacaatttgagaataagcctaagccaaacttaaatgaaaccgagccagttaatttgggtaATTCAAAAGAGATCCGAGAAACTATGATAAGCATTCATGCTGATGAGAGAACTAGAGATGCAATGATCTAACtattgtttgaattcaaagacgtgtttgcacGGTCTTATGATGATATTCCAGGGCTGAATGTTGATTTAGTAGTACATAAATTATCTACCTATCCCGGTTACCCGCCCGTCCAACagaagcaaagaaagttcaaaactgacatcagtgataagatcaaggaagaagttacCAAATAACTAAAAGCTGGTGTGAACCGAGTGGTctgatacaccacatggttggctaatgtggtatcgcttccaaagaaagatgggaaaacccaACTTTGTTTTGATTATCGGCATTtgaacaaggcaagtcccaaggacaactttccattgccaaacatccacattctcGTTGACAATTGTGctaaacatgagatacagtctttcgtggattgttatgctggatatcatcaggttcTGATAGATGAAGAAGGTGCACAAAAGACTGCTTTTACgacaccttggggcacttactgttacagaatcatgccttttggtctgaaaaatgctggggcaacctacatgagagctatgacttccatcttccatgacatgatacatcaggagattgaggtatatgtggattATGTGATCATTATATCCAGAACGCAAGCAGACCATGTgcgagatctgagaaagttctttgagcgtctGCACAAGTATGATTGAAAATTGAACCCAGCTtaatgtgcattcggagttccGTCTATGAAGCTcctggggtttatagtcagtctAAGGGGTATCGAATTAGATCCGACAAAGatagtctattcgggatttgacACCTCCGAAgagcaagaaagaggttatgagtctgCTATGAAgactgaattacatcagcaggttcatcgtcAGCTTACTAccacttgtgaacccatatttaagttgttgaagaaagacgcATCAATCAAATGGACAGAGGAGTgacaagaagcttttgacaaaatcaaagaatatctgtcaaaTCCGTCGGTTTTGGTTCTACTCGAGCCAAgaagacctttgttcttgtatctgacggtcctggaaaattctttTGGCTGTGTCCTGGGGCAACACGATGTAACCGGGAAAAGCGAACAAGCCATAttttatctgagcaagaagttcaccagttaTAAAACTAAGTACACCctgttggaaagaacttgttgcgctCTAACTTGGGTCGCCCAAAAGCTCAGACATTACTTGATGGCTTAcacaacatatctcataacatggatggatcctttgaagtatatattccaaaagccaatgcccactggaaggttagcaaaatggcagatcctACTCAccgagtttgacattgtctatgtcactcgcacggcgaTGAAAGCTCAAACCTTGGCGGATCATCTAGCTGAGAACCCAATCGGTGATAAATACCAACCATTAAGCACTTACTTTTTGGACGAGGAAGTAAACTCGGTTGAAGTAATTCCATAGAACACCAATGcatggaaaatgttctttgatggggctgtaaACACAAAatgtgtagggattggggcaattctGATCTTGCCCACAGGTCAACACTATCTGGCCACAGCCCGTCTTCAGTTCTTCTATACAAACAACATTACCGAGTATGAaacctgcatcatgggcatgaacATGACAGTTGATCTGGATATACAAGAATTACTAATCATGGGGTATTCTAATTTAATCattcggcaagcccaaggtgaatgagAAACTCAGGACATCAAACTTATCCCGtacaggcaacatgtggaagaccTTAGTAAATGGTTTAAGTCCGTCAAGTTCAAGTATATTCCCCGATTTCACAATGAGCTAGCAGATGCACTAGCTACTTTGGCCTAAATGCTACCTTACCCAGGTAATGTTCATATTAATCTACTGCACATTCAGGTTcgagaaaggcatggttattgtaaCGCAATTGAAATTGAGCCAGATGGTGAGCCATGGTATTATGATATCAAAAGATTCTTGAAAGCAAAAGAATATCCCGAGCACACCAGTgtagatcaaaagagaactatcaGAAGGCTTGGAAGCAGTTTCTTTTTGAGTGGAGAGATCATGTACAAAAGAACTCTAGATCTGAATCTGTTGAGGTGCGTGGATTCTCAAGAAGCTGAAAGGATCATGAACGAAGTGCATTCGGGAGTATGTGggcctcacatgaacgggtatgtctttgcaaagaaaatcctccgagcaggttattattggatgaccatggaaaaagattATTTCAGTTTCGTCcagaaatgccatcagtgtcagatacacagtgacctgattcatgcactGCTTCAGAGTTACATCCTATATTAGCATTGTGgtcatttgttgcctggggcaagaatgttattgggccaatcgagttgaaagcttcaaatgggcacagattcatcttggttgccattaattatttcacaaagtgggttgtaGCAGTCACTTTCAAAGCCGTCACTAAGAAAGAAGTGGTAGACTTCGTGCATTCCAAAAtcattttggtattcctaaaactatcatcacagacaatgctgcAAATCTGAACAACCATTTGATGAcggaggtatgcgaacaatttaaaattACTCATCGTAATTCTATCCTCTATCGGCCCAAATCTAATGGTGTCGTTGAAGAtacaaacaagaacatcaagaagctCCTCATGAAAATGGATAAgggttccagacaatggcataaaaagttgccttttgcattattgggatatcgcacaaccATGCACACATCAGTTGGGGCCACTccctacttattggtttatggaactgaagccataataccggcagaagttgagatttcctctcttcggatcattgttgaatccgagatcgaggatgatgaatgggtcaaaacccggttGGAATAATTgactatgattgatgaaaagcgaattgCCGTAGTTTGTCACGggtagttgtaccaacaaagaatggcccatgcctacaacaagaaagtgcggccaaGAAAATCCGAAGTGGGGAACTCATTCTGATACATATTCTCTCGTATCatgaagaagccaaaggaaaatttgctTCAAATTGGAATggtccatacattgtaacaagagtgCTGCCAAAGGGAGCGCTGTATTTGGGAGACGtcaaaggaaatgtccctgaGACAGTTGtcaatgcagatgcggtcaaaaggtattatatTTGACCCCTTTTTCACAGCTTTAACATgctccgattgggatgacgaaagaccttttctcgctacccaaacactatcaaccctttgcaaaccctttgagccggttccTTTTTTTTGATTACCTTCTTTGGAACTTGGAAGTTATGTatgaaaacaaataataaaaaatgaaaaatgaaagaaaacaaaaaaaaaatttaaaaaacaaagttaattgaactatgttcgacttgaTTATGAaagaatacgtaggcagcctctctctggggttcagtcacaccaaagcAAAAATCTATATTCCCCCAAAAGTAGAAGCTGGGGCAGATATTACAATGGTTTGGCAATGGTTTcacctgaaaggttccaaagttataattcaatccaaattcttctTATCCAAATcattttcaagtccttccgatcaatcggcaaagatgttcaaaattggaggatacagtttattggatctgatgcaaccaaaatgagaaaattaaaatgagagagtcttattggtgaaaacccttacgggcatcgtaaggcgatggtgagtaaagaaactaaaatgagagagtcttgttagtgaaaacttacaaagagcactataaggcgatggtgaaaagagaaatgagagaggccaactagtgaaaacccgcaaagggctcCATTGATCGAAAAGAGGTTCCTCAAACCCATTGGCATCCACACAGTACTAGGTAAAGTTTCTCGGCTTCGAGGccaaagttgtgatgaatttctaagaGTCGAACGGTtaacacagatcaggcatccagtacaaaaggcatgtcatgttcattgaagtccgcatgtactctaGATAAGTCCtactttcctttccccgaaatgGGTACTTCTAGTTTAAACGcattctccattccattgttttTTTTCTAATCCCTTTTGGTTTAACTTTGTTCCaaaaactaagacaaagaaaagaTGGAAAGACTAATTTATAGGACTTTCGTTTGCCATAAGCTGATATTCATGAGGCACCCAGCCTCGGCAGGGGCATCAACTCGACCCCGATTGGCCATGGTGGTTGTTGCTTCGAAATTGAAAACTCTCGAaacaaggaaatcaaattgaagtgcctaCAAGGGCGAAATGAatttgaaaaggttgagtcccacgtgGCTAACCGTCTTGTCAAGTTTTACAAGACAAGTCCCACGCGACCAACCGTCATAGCAAAGTTTGGAAAAGCCAAAAGTTCTCCGGGTCCAGAAGTGCAATCGATATTCAGGAGACAACCAGTTGCAATTGAAATTATCATCAAAGAAGTCGGTCGATACCAAGTGATTGAAATACTTATGgtcacaaaaccaaccaccatttcaaactaacaattgttctttttaaaaaaaatagaatatatgtgcaatccaaaagcaacctCGCAAAAAGCAGGTGCAACAAAAACAACTGTCTGGGGGCTAGAAATAGCTCTTCATCAACAACAACTCCAAATGTAATGaactgatcggtcgttttgagctctagcatgtcgttcggcggtttgagaccttgagtagtttCAATTCATGTATTATGAGTTGTACCCACAGTCGtaattgaatttcgagaagttcagagttgatttggagtaaacattctaattttggaagctttaagttggaataattgactaagatttgtcttttgtgtaaatgacctcggtatcgggattttaaggttccaataggtttttatactgatttcggacttgggcgcgtgctcgggttgagtatcggatggtccgggagcgtttcgacgcttattatggaaagtttgCATTTTGAAAGTtatagaatttcataagtttcgTTCGAAgtatattttgatgttatcgatgtatGTTTGAGATTCTGAGCCTTGTAATCGGTTTGTataattatttatgacttgtgcataaagtttggaatcattccggaatgtttaagtgtaattcggacgcgttcgtcgaagattgaatgtttgaaagtttaaagaaaggttttgatTGTCGATTcaaagttttgatgttgtttggtatcATTTAAGGCCTCAATCAGGttcatgttatgttttgggactagttggtgtgattggacgggatcccgggtgcccgggtgtgattcggggtggtttcagacaaAGTTTGGATAAGTTGTTGTTGCTGGTGTTGGTTTTGTTCTTCACAAATGCGTAGGGCCTCCCGCGTTCGTGGAAAATGAATTGAGATGGTGACCTTTTTGTTCTACACATTCGCGATGGGTTGGGAAGTtgtcctttgcgttcgcgaacGCCTGGTCGCTTTCGCATTAGAGGAGCGGCCTGGCTGGGGAGATtggtcttcgtgttcgcgtaagGGCGGCCCGCGTCCGTGATGGGAAAGATGGTAAAGTTTCGCATTCACAGGCCCTgtttcgcattcgcgtagagaaACTGGAGGGAAAAAGCTGGTTGTACTTCGCGAATACGGGGCACTTGCCGCATTCACGAACAAGGACGGACTGGGCAATGTTATGTTAAAATTGGGGGTTTGGTTCGTTTTCActtcatttcttccatgggagccgacgTTGGAGAGATTTTGGAGCACCTTCTTTAGCGTCAATCAAGAGGTAAGCAGTTTCTacaagttgtgagttaaatatacgaAAGTAGTCTTGTAAATTCATGAAATTTGTAAAACATAATTGTGGGgcttttgaagaaaacctagaatttgatatttttagatttctACTACGAAgttggacatggaattgagaataaattacatatttgagttcgtaatgttatgggtaatggttatcttcaAAAAGTTTCGAAATCCGCACACgtggcccgagggttgactttattaacttttcgagcggagttacaaattgttataaattaattaagcATGATGTTGGAGTATATGTTTAATggttttcatgattgtttgactagttcgGAGCGATGGGCtttcggtttgaggtgttagagaagCGTTGGAGCCggtatggaacttcagagcgaggtatgCCTCTTGTCTAACACTGTGAGGGAGAATTTACCCTgtaggtgttatattcttatgAGCTACATGTTGTGGAGCTACACACGTATGAGGTGATGGGTGTCTGTGCATATGCTAGAATTCCTAATTATGTCCGGGCAGACTTAGGTTcacgccatgctataattgtactatttaAGTTAACTTTGctcgtttaattcctttatttggCGTTAAGACTTGATACTAGACTTGTATAgggtgatagacttgctattgtagagatgtgaTGAGCTACTTGATAATCCGCGGAATAATTTGTGCTTCCCTTATGAATTTCACCCGCGTTGTGCGTACAGATTGAAAAgttttccttaaatttcataacttaTACGTATATTTGTGAGTGGGTCCAAGGACTCATTAatgcttcttattctaatgggattgggccgttcgcctcaacagtataatagatgcatctatagttcgtgccgctcaaccctcggcagtgtacatattattatggaatcgggttgttcgcctcggcagtatgatattccttatgggatcgggccatacgacctcagcataatcatgcgttatatcgctaatagtctgaatattcacgagattttcCTCCCACTAATGCCTAAGATTTATTATGGTGTTCCTTATCCATTGGTTACTGGCACTTAATATATCTGAGTTGTTGAGATAGAGCACGAGACTGAGAAATTTAtatctttaaaagaaatttttgaaagattatgtaacttacagttTTACCCCATTATTGATGTTGTGCTTCATATCTACTTATGATTTATCATGTTGcattattggacctctagtaagtatcgatgtcgacccctcgtcactacttctccagggttaggttagatacttactgggtacacgttgatttacgtacttatgCTATACTTCTACACTAAATGTGAAGAATCTGACAGGTTCAATTGGTGATCATCATGGCGTGTACGCGCAtctgctgaggagactttatggtgagctgcattctaggcTACATATCgcagcccacagagtctccattgtactatttactttatcatgCTTTATTTACATTCTGAAcggatgttgtattattattgtactcgtTAGTAAATGCTcaagcacttgtgacaccgagttttgggatgttctagaatttgttttTCATTTGCTTAACCTCGATACACTTTTACttgtataatatttaaattatatttatctaTGACTTTAACGCATTTACGTCTCCACCTAAcaaaattcatgatttcaaaaataataaaatgaataactaAGTTGTTcgttcaccattggcttgcctaacggtgacgttgggtgccatcacgacctatagtggggtttaggtcgtgacaacttggtatcagagctctaggttcacttggatatcatgagtcatgagcgagtctagtagagtcttgcggatcgatacagagacgtctgtacttttctTCGAGAAGCTACAGGGCTGTTGGAGCACTTCGCTTCTTGATTTctcatcatgcgatttgattccattaaAGCTTATGCCTTTATTCCTTTCCTACTCAATATTATGTGACGTGGaatgcttgttatcaattgggaattaaggagttgtagtggtactgcagatgTCATGAAGGATATTTTCTCCCTGCATATTCGAGCGAGTTATTATCGTCGCCTTATGGAAGGGGGTTCTGTCGTTTCAACCCtgtattagtattgcctatgCTTTTAAGGCTATGCACGGATagctatgatgttcatgagtaGTTATCCGCAGTGTTTGTGTGATAGTAGGgttcttgtttatgtgtcgaggcagtgaatgattCGAAAGGATATTTGTTCAGTGCATGGTTTAGAGGTTCGACATTTAATTCCAGCGAAGAAGAGGCGatcggactatggatgttcaggctttggttgatggagtaacgagacttgatatttttgagcgtggtggaattctcaattgtgttgtggtgtcgtcgtccttgttgaaCGCAATAAGgctcgccggtgttatggtcttcttgatTTGCCTTCGGAACAGGGTATGGTGACATAGTGTCTAAGAAGCGGTTGTTAGAGATAGCAGTGCGTAGcggtttcagaatcgaattggtgtCTCGAATGCTGATGGCTAGAGAAAGATAATcttcgaggaggcttagagttggaagcaatttattagttcaggtgctacagagatggattttgatttgatgtaATATTTGGGTAGCGAATGATGAGGAAGGACATAGCAGGAGATGTCTCacggtggttgaattgctagcaggtcaagtatgaaaagcagaggtcgagaagttgcttaaaggagatggtttaaccaaagtgggagtggcagagtagcatattaattctgtggtaggatagccacatacCTTGAGAAAggtttagagcgatttgggaatcatagtggacaatgactaggtctatgtattttatttgggatggtggctactGTACTAAGGAAGATCGAATATGGCAGAGCGGAGTTTTCTTGAAATGAATAGGGGTGTGAAAAATTTATTATCGGTTTGAGGACGCaacgtgacttcgagtttggaatgtattgtcggactttTAATTGATGTCTATGGGGAAAGAACATACTCTTACAACTGGCAggcgagcatgggctcaggaggttttactgatttcgtggtagttgtaccATGTGCAgcgtcattggaagatgtcagtatagaattccacaggtgggctatctcctgtaaACAGGTTAGCGGGTTCGAGAtttgatgaagtttctatgaagagttctacttactacccagCAGGAGGTCGAGTATGCGATTGTGACTGATAAATTCAAAATGTTCATGAAAGGTTTAACAAGAGACTATGAGATATTTGGCCGTttgacggtgcgagatcatgctaattgagaaggaggaatatTTGTGGGTTCTACATTTATGTGacggtagcttaaagctaagtgggggagcccaccgtctacaattggatcacgtggttgtctgctcttgcggtttctggttatcggtgtattgatTGATCAATTATGACTGAGAAAcgaaaacatcaggggtaattcgggCAAAGAACTTGATGAACCTGTGCTATATTTTGCCTTATAGATTCATGTGCAggatttgggaagactcagagtttatgcttcttgtggatgtgatatACAAGGAATATAATTCATCTAGTTGCTTCTTtaggagtgttcatgtgctaataGAGCGATGCAGtttgattatatttgggaccaggtcagagtgggtgactctcaatactGGTTCTAATAGGTTCAAGGATGTAAGCGTGGTGTCCAAGGATTTTGGGTTTGTTGTATGGCTGAAGATCGGGATTTTACAgcagagtgtgaagaatacttggggaattttctatgttatcattaGGTCTGTGGGGTAGTATTAGAGGAATGGGAGAAACAACTTGAGATTCACAAAAGATCTGATCAGCGCGATGTATCAGTTGGAGATACTATTGAGTGCATGAAGAAGGTATAAAATGGCTTATGGATGTTGATACAATGTGGTATTGTGATttggggtcactcaggatgagtgttgTTTAAGGCTTGTTATGCATTTGAagggagctattattatttcgaaGGCAAATCAAGAGTAAATCTGAAGAAGTTGGGTCcattagtaatggtttgaatcagcataattgtggcaatgatcagttccttcggcgtgttaagttatacaggtggtttatggttgtacgtgcgggcttgacaaccaccataatttgattgacttgggaggtattcgattcaaatggccttgttaTCTGTAAATGGATCTCGGAAGAGTTATGGCTATGTAGACCATaactcgaggtttgtattttctgcggttatggcaATTCAAGTGCGTGTTAtaatggttcttctgaaatgagttaagtgaaagacTTCGAGCCAATGAAgtatttattctactagtagttcaggggttatgatgaattcttgtactcccGTGTTgtggcatgataggtgcagtgagcggtatgggaattggaagttgaggatcaaggttgcggctcGGTGTTCATAAGAATATCACGaactcggatgagcagggaagaattcagatgttcagagtaagctggcattttctttagtgtcacctgagaatgatgtcctgtgtaagaggcattgtgtattgatttgcttTACGAAATTAGTAcagttggtggtatggatgtgcagactttgctacctggtgcggaaggtcgtgggagcgtatcctaCGGGGAGATTTGTacaagtgtgacatgttagtcacttgattgttaaggattgaaaacaagtatggagattttggtattatcgctaatgtgagagtttatgcctgaaaggCACTCTagtcatttggttgtggactgtgggagcTTGGTCCCGATTGGACGActgctcgtgtgtgtcatgaacagggccattgtggatccttgaaaagTTGTTGGCCTaatatggtatgatcagaatcggcttgaggtccgctGGTGGGTTAATATGAATGTGTGCTCTATGTCAGAtcggatgtgttcattcggcatagcattgcttatggaggagtcttcggtCATTGGATGTTAATCCCGCCttcagctattccatgtaatattCTATTGTgctatgtgggttgtgagacggcttgattattcgcacat is drawn from Nicotiana tabacum cultivar K326 chromosome 9, ASM71507v2, whole genome shotgun sequence and contains these coding sequences:
- the LOC142164001 gene encoding uncharacterized protein LOC142164001 — translated: MAERYFEVNKISFNHDDLPAEGAAHNKSLHLTIKCEDYYVKRVMLDGGSGVDICPLSTLRRMEIGTERIRANNVYVQAFDGVKQGTIGEIDQILTIGPVDFEVTFQVLDMETLYNSLLGRPWIHAARAFPSTLHQMVKFEYDNQEIVVGGEDEQSIYRDA